Below is a window of Candidatus Methylomirabilota bacterium DNA.
GCGCGCCGCCGTCGCGCGAGTGAGGCGGTCGTTGACACCCTGGTCGCGCTCCACGCCATCGACTGGGAGGCGGTCGGCCTGGCCGGGCTGGGACGGCCGGCCGGCTTCGTCGAGCGCCAGGTGCGTGGATGGGCCGAGCGCTACGAGCGCGCCAAGACGCGCGAGATTGCCGCCATCCGCGACCTGGCGCGCTGGCTCGGCGAGCGGATCCCGCCGGCCCCGGCCCCGACGCTCCTCCACAACGACTTCAAGTTCGACAACCTCATGCTGGACCGAACCGACCCCGGCCGGGTGGTCGCGGTCCTCGACTGGGAAATGGCCACCGTGGGAGACCCGCTGGTCGACCTCGGCCTCCTGCTCTGCTACTGGGGGGACGCGGCGGACCCGCCGGCCCGGCGACAGTCGGTGAGCCAGGTCACGGCCGAGCCGGGGTTCCTGAGCCGGACCGAGGTGCTCGCGCGCTATGCGGCGCGCACCGGCCGGGACGTCTCGCGGATCGCGTTCTACGAGGCCTTCGCGCTTTACAAGGTGGCGGTGGTCGTCCAGCAGATCTACGTCCGCTACCACCGGGGTCAGACCAAGGACGTCCGGTTCGCCACCTTCGAGGACCGCGTCGTCGGCCTGGCCCAGGCGGCCCTCGACGTGGCCGAGCGCTCCGGCCTCTAG
It encodes the following:
- a CDS encoding phosphotransferase family protein, whose translation is MAEPPSEEDTAPVRADEELDREALAPYLRGRLAGSEAPLCLRQFPGGHSNLTYLLRFGEQEYVLRRPPLGPVAPTAHDMTREYRVLSALWPVFPPAPRPYLLCADPGVIGAPFYVMERRHGLVVRATIPPEIGADPARRRRASEAVVDTLVALHAIDWEAVGLAGLGRPAGFVERQVRGWAERYERAKTREIAAIRDLARWLGERIPPAPAPTLLHNDFKFDNLMLDRTDPGRVVAVLDWEMATVGDPLVDLGLLLCYWGDAADPPARRQSVSQVTAEPGFLSRTEVLARYAARTGRDVSRIAFYEAFALYKVAVVVQQIYVRYHRGQTKDVRFATFEDRVVGLAQAALDVAERSGL